GGCGGAAAGCAAACCGTATAACCAAAGCATTCCGTATATGGATAGGCTGGATTACGTTTCCATGATGAGCAATGAACATGGTTATGTTCTGGCTTTGGAAAAGTTGCTGGGAGTAGAAGCTCCCATTCGTGCGCAGTACATCAGAGTGATGTACGACGAGATCACCCGTATCCTGAACCACCTCATGTGGCTTGGTGCCCACGCTTTGGATATTGGCGCCATGACAGTATTCCTTTACGCGTTTCGCGAAAGGGAAGACTTGATGGATGCTTACGAAGCAGTATCCGGTGCACGCATGCATGCGGCTTATTATCGTCCCGGCGGCGTATACCGCGATCTTCCCGAGTCGATGGCCAAGTACACGGCGTCTAAGTGGCACAGCCAAAAAGAAGTGGATGTAAAGAATAGTAATCGTCAGGGTTCTCTGCTGGATTTCCTCGAAGATTTTACCAATCGGTTCCCGGGTTGTGTCGATGAATACGAAACCTTGCTCACCGACAACCGTATCTGGAAACAACGTACCGTAGGTATTGGCGTGGTTTCACCGGAACGAGCGTTACAACTGGGGTTTACCGGACCTATGTTGCGAGGCTCCGGTATTGAATGGGATCTTCGTAAAAAACAACCGTATGAAGTATATGATCAACTGGATTTTGATATTCCGGTGGGCTTAGGTGGCGACAGCTACGATCGCTATTTGGTACGCATAGAGGAAATGCGTCAATCCAATTACATTGTAAAGCAGTGTATTGACTGGTTGCGACAAAATCCCGGCCCTGTCATGTTAGACGACCAAAAACTGGCCCCCCCGAAACGGGAAAGTATGAAAAGTGACATGGAATCATTGATCCACCACTTTAAATTGTTTACTGAAGGTTATGCATTACCGGAAGGGGAAGTATATACCGCTGTTGAGCATCCTAAGGGTGAGTTCGGTATTTATTTGGTGTCCGATGGCACCAATAAACCTTTCCGTTTGAAAATCAGAGCACCGGGGTTCGCGCACCTGGCTGCCTTGGATGAAATGGCGCGAGGTCATATGTTAGCGGATGTGGTGGCCATTATTGGTACGCAGGACATCGTGTTCGGTGAAATTGACCGTTAAAAGGCAGATTGATTATGGCAGCACATATAGATGAAAACGCGTTGAGCCGACAGAAGTTGTTATCCGAAGATACACTGGCTCAAATAGACCAGTTCTTGGCGAAATATCCCGAAGACCGAAGACAGTCTGCGGTGATGCCGTCCTTACGTGTGGCTCAGGAAGCCAATGGTGGATGGTTGACCGTTCCTATCATGGACGAGATTGCAGCCTATCTGAAAATTCCTCCAATTGCTGTGTATGAGGTTGCCAGTTTTTACTCCATGTACGAGCACAAACCTGTTGGACGACACAAGATATGTGTGTGTACCAATATTTCCTGTCTGTTGTGCGGTTCGGAAGAAATCGTGGCCCATTTGGAGAAAAAACTGGGTATTAAAATGGGAGATACCACGGACGATGGTCGTATCACCTTAAAGGAAGTCGAGTGTCTGGGCGCTTGTGTTGGTGCGCCTATGTTTCAAATTGGCACCGACTACTATGAACATTTAACACCGGAAAAAATCGATTCGATTTTGGATCAACTGGATTAGGCTATGGCAAACGAAGTTTGTTTCAGAAATAACCATCTGGAAAATTCCTGGGAACTGGATACCTACGTCAGTAGCGGCGGCTATGAGATGTGGAAAAAAATTCTTAAGGAAAAGACCTCACCGGATGACATTATTGCGGAACTGAAAACCTCTGCGTTGCGAGGACGTGGCGGTGCGGGATTTCCCACCGGGTTGAAGTGGAGTTTTATGCCACGCAATACCCCAGGGCAAAAATACATTGTCTGTAACTCCGATGAGGGTGAGCCGGGAACGTGTAAAGATCGTGATATTCTACGATACAACCCGCACCAACTGGTGGAAGGTATGGCCATCGCCGGTTATACCATCGGCGCGACTAAAGGTTACAACTATATTCGCGGCGAGTTCTGGGAACCCTATGAACGCTTTCAAGCGGCAATCGACGCTGCTTACGAGGCAGGTTTACTGGGCAATAATATTTTGGGTTCCGGAGTGGACTTCGATTTGTATACGCACTTGGGTGCCGGTGCATACATATGCGGTGAAGAAACCGCATTGATCGAATCCATAGAAGGTAAGAAGGGGCAACCACGATTTAAACCGCCTTTTCCCGCCAGTTTTGGATTATATGGCAGACCCACCACCATAAATAACACCGAGACTTTGGCTTCTGTACCGCGGATTTTAGAAAAAGGTGGACAGTGGTTTCTGGACCTGGGTAAACCCAATAATGGCGGGTCAAAAATCTTTTCTGTCAGTGGGCATGTGAATAAACCGGGTAATTATGAAGTTCCCATGGGTACACCTTTCGCCGAATTGCTGAAAATGGCCGGAGGTGTGCGGGATGGACATAAACTTAAAGCGGTTATTCCGGGTGGATCCTCCACACCGGTGGTTCCCGCAGATGTCATGATGCAAACGGATATGGACTATGACTCCATAGCCAAGGCCGGTTCCATGCTAGGTGCAGGATCCGTCATCGTCATGGACGAAACGACTTGTATGGTAAAGGCTTTGGCTAGGTTGTCACATTTTTACTACGAAGAATCCTGCGGTCAATGTACTCCTTGCCGCGAAGGGACCGGCTGGTTAGCCCGCATGGTTCACCGAATTGAACACGGTCATGGCAGACCGGAAGATTTGGATGTGCTGATGAATGTATCGTCCAAAATCGAGGGCAGAACTATATGTGCCCTGGGTGATGCGGCTGCAATGCCGGTCGCCAGTTTCATTAAGCATTTTCGGGATGAGTTTCAATATCATATAGATCACAAAACCTGTATGGTAGGCGCCTCCTAAGGGCGCAGTTAAAGATAATAAACAACGGGTGTCATTACTGCAGCTATTGCTAATGAACTTATGCTTAAACATAGAGCGGACATAGTTAAGGGTTTTAGATAACGATGGTTAGCATCGAAATTGATGGAAAAGAGATAGAAGCACGCGAAGGTGCCATGATCATCGAGGCAGCCGATGAGGCTGGTATTTACATACCTCGATTTTGTTATCATAAAAAACTGTCAATAGCGGCGAACTGCCGCATGTGCCTGATCGAAGTAGAGAAGGTGGGCAAACCCCTGCCTGCTTGTGCTACACCGGTTACCGATGGTATGAAAGTCTTAACCCGTTCCAACAAAGCGATTGAAGCACAGAAGGGCGTGATGGAGTTTTTGTTGATCAACCATCCCCTGGATTGTCCTATCTGTGATCAGGGCGGCGAATGTGAATTGCAGGATATTGCTGTTGGTTACGGTAACGATGCGTCTGAATACGGCGAAAAGAAACGCGTGGTTAAAGACAAAAATCTGGGGCCCCTCATAGCCACTGATATGACCCGTTGTATTCATTGTACCCGTTGTGTGCGTTTTGGTGATGAAATTGCCGGCCTGCGCGAATTGGGAGCCACCGGTCGTGGCGAACATACGGAAATCGGTACCTATGTTGCTCAAGCCGTGACTTCTGAGATTTCCGGTAACGTTATTGATTTATGTCCGGTTGGCGCATTGACTTCCAAACCCTTCCGTTTTTCCGCAAGAGCCTGGGAAATGACTCAGCGGGACAGTATCGCGCCACATGATTGTTTGGGCTCCAACATTCACGTTCATGTGAGCAACAACAAAGTGATGCGGGTAGTGCCTCGGGAAAACGAATCGATCAATGAGACCTGGATTTCCGATCGGGATCGATTTAGTTATGAGGCCCTCAACTCCAACAGTCGTTTACAGAAACCCTTAATTAAAACCAAAGGTCAATGGCAACAGACCGATTGGGATGTAGCGTTGAATTTTACCATTGAAGGTGTTCAAAGAATGCTCAATGGATACGGTGGTGAGAATATGGGAGTGCTCACCTCCGCGGTCGTATCGACAGAAGAAATGTATTTGCTGCGAAAGTTAAGCGATTCTCTGGGCATTAATAATCTGGACTATAGAATCCGCCAGCAGGATTTTTCCGATCAGAACATAGAACCGGTGTATCCATGGTTGGGACAGAACATTGCCGATTTGGAAAACAATGACAGCATTCTTTTAATCGGTTCCAACATTAGAAAAGATCAACCTTTGGCTGCACACCGCTTACGTAAAGCGGCGCATAAAGGCACAAAGGTTATGTTTATCAACACGGTCGATTACGATTTTTGTTTACCCGTGTGTGCAAAATTAGTGACTAACCCGGTCGCCTACACAGCGGAACTGGCTGCAGTGGCCAAAGCAATTGCTGCGAAGAGCGGTAAATCGTTACCGGAAGAGATCAATAAACAATTGACGGATGTGGAGGTTGCTCAGGCGCATGAAGATATAGCGGCTAATCTTGTGTCCGGTTCCAATAGCAGTGTCATTTTAGGACCACAAACTCTGAATCATCCGGACCTATCCGGCATTCGCTTGATGGCCAATCTAATCGCACAGTTAAGTGACAGCAAAGTGGGTTACTTGCCCGACTACGGTAATAGTAGTGGAGCACGACTCAGTGCCTGTGTTCCTCATCGGGATCTTCATGCAGATAGCCAAGACGGACTGGATGCTTTGACTATGTTCAAGAATCCACGCAAAGCCTATTTACTATATGATGTCGAACCGGAAGTGGATAGCGCAGAACCGACCCTGGCTAAGCAGGCACTAAGCGATGCGGAATTTGTGGTTTGTTTTAGTAGTTTTGACAGCCCGGGTATGCGTGAATACGCTGATGTGATTTTACCCATCGCACCGTTTACAGAAACCTCCGGTACCTATATCAATATAGAAGGGGTTTGGCAAAGCGTCAGCGCTGTGGTGCCAACCCTGGGTGACGCCAGACCCGGTTGGAAAGTCTTACGCGTGTTGGGTAATTTGTTCGGTTGCAATGGCTTTGATTTTATGAGTACAGAAGAGGTTCGTGACGAACTGAAGCAAATCGTGGGTGAACGCAAGCCTGATAATCTTATGACTGTACGCGGTACGCCTAAAATCCAAAAACCCAATGGTGAAATCAAACGCATTTCCGAATGGCAAATGTACGTGGGAGACAGTTTGCAACGCCGAGCGACAGCGCTGCACGAAACGATGGACGGCGGCCCGGCAAAAATATTTATTAATTCCAGTTTGGCCGGGGAATTGGGGTTACAAAACGGTGATCGAGCCAGTGCGACTATGGATGGGCGAGAAGTGGTTTTACCGGTGGTTTTGACAGATGCAGTAGCAGATCGATGTGCATTGATTCATGCAGGATGTGAAGAAACGGCAGTATTAAGTACAGGCTTAGGAGCATTAACCATAACTCGGGTATAGAGGCTCGAGTTTGTTGGAATGAAGCAGGGTTTTTTTGACTGTCCATAACGTTTTGCAACGTAACGGTCGAAGTAACCGATGTCGGAACGGTGGAAATCACCGGGTTTAGAACGTATTAGAAAAAAAAGCGACACCAGGATGCTAGAATTTATAGAACAATATTTAACATGGTTACCACCGGACGTGGCGCACAGTGTAGCTGTGATTGCCGTTATCTTATTTAAGATCGGTGTACTACTTGGACCATTGCTGGGTGCGGTGGCGTATCTGACGCTGGCCGAACGTAAAGTAATCGGTTACATCCAAGTGCGCATTGGCCCAAACCGGGTCGGTCCACGAGGATTGCTGCAACCCATCGCGGATGCAGTAAAATTGCTGTTTAAGGAAACCATTCTTCCGACCAGTGCTAACCGTTTCTTGTTTTTGTTGGGGCCGGTTTTGACCTTGGCGCCGGCGCTTGCCGCTTGGTCTGTTGTGCCGTTTTACGACGACATGGCACTTGCCAATATTAATGCAGGTGTATTGTATATTCTTGCCATGACCTCTATCGGTGTTTATGGCGTTATCATCGCCGGCTGGGCTTCTAACTCCAAATATGCCTTTCTGGGAGCTTTACGTTCCGCTGCGCAAATCGTCTCTTACGAAATCGCAATGGGGTTTGCCATTGTCGGTGTGTTACTGGCCGCCGGTAGCATGAACATAGGAACTATTGTCAACGCTCAAAACGGCAGTTTGTTGCATTGGTTTTGGTTGCCCTTGTTACCGTTATTTGGCGTGTATTTTATTTCAGGTGTGGCGGAAACCAACCGCGCTCCGTTTGACGTAGCGGAGGGTGAATCAGAGATCGTAGCGGGATTCCACGTCGAATACTCCGCCATGACTTTCTCTGTATTCTTTTTGGCGGAGTACGCCAATATGATTCTGATTGCCATGTTGACGGCGCTGATGTTTATGGGTGGCTGGTTAACTCCTTTCCAGGGAATTCTACCCGAGTCCGTTCTCACCGCACCGGGAATCGGTTTACTGTTGGGTAATGGCATACATTGGTTGATCATCAAGACGGCCGTCTTTCTGTTTATGTATTTGTGGTTGCGAGCCACTTTTCCCAGATATCGTTATGACCAAATCATGCGCCTGGGTTGGAAGGTGTTTATTCCCATTACTATCGTTTGGTTGCTGGTAGTGGGTTGGGGCGTTGTAGCCAATGTAGGACCCTGGTTCGATAAAGTTTGATCTGTTCTCAGAGCATGTTGTTACCCAATGTTCGTAGAACCGGTCGTCGTCAGGGCGAAGAACGGAATATAACAGGAGAAATCCGGAAGAACCTAAAGCCGGTATTAAAGTAAGCATGAATACCATAGCCAATTACATTAAAAGTTTATTCTTATTGGAACTGTTTCGGGGTCTGGCATTGACCGGGCGGTATTTTTTCCGCAAAAAAATTACCGTACAGTATCCTGAAGAGAAGACCCCTATGTCTCCTCGCTTTAGAGGATTGCACGCATTGCGACGCTATCCCAACGGTGAAGAACGCTGTATCGCCTGTAAATTGTGTGAGGCCGTGTGTCCGGCATTGGCTATAAAAATTGAATCTGAGAAGCGCGCAGATGGCACCCGGCGTACCACGCGCTATGACATCGATCTGACTAAATGTATTTTTTGTGGATTTTGCGAAGAATCCTGTCCGGTGGATTCCATTGTTGAAACTCATATATTTGAGTATCACGGTGAGGAACGCGGCGATTTGTATATGACCAAGGAAAAATTGCTTGCGGTTGGTGACAAATATGAAGCGGAAATTGCTGCCAATAGAGCAGCAGACGCTCCTTATCGTTAAGAGAAGAATATAAAAGCATGGGTATAGAACAAATATTATTTTATGTGTTTTCGGTGATACTGGTATTTGCCGCTACTATGGTGGTTACGGTGCGTAACCCGGTATTTGCTGCTTTGTTTTTAGTGTTGGCATTTTTCACCAGCGCCGGCATTTGGCTGTTGTTAGAGGCGGAATTTCTTGCCTTAACCTTGATACTGGTTTATGTGGGCGCGGTCATGGTGCTGTTTTTGTTTGTGGTGATGATGCTGGACATCAACTTGGCCACATTGAAAAAGGGTTTTTCCATCTATGTGCTCATCGGTTTGGTTGCGGCACTCACCATGATGTATCAATTGTCCACCGTTGTGGGGCCGGAACGTTTTGGTCTTCACAAAGACCCTGATCCAACACCTAAAGCGGCGGACTACAGTAATACCGCAGAAATCGGTCGGGTGCTGTATACAGAGTATTTGTATCCGTTTGAGATTGCTGCCGTCATCTTGCTGGTAGCGATTATCGCCGCCATTGCATTGACTATGCGTAAACGTACTCGCCGGCAGCAGCTGGGGCCGGAAGAACAAGTCAAAGTTAAACGTAAAGACCGAGTTCGCTTGGTGAAAATGGCTACAGAGAAAAAACAATGATAAAAATGACACAGATGAATTGCACCCGTCAGTGGGTACTGAGGGAGGGGGGAGAATGATTCCTTTATCGCATTTTCTCATTCTAGGCGCTGTTTTGTTCTGCATCAGTGTGGCCGGTATTTTTCTAAACCGAAAAAACGTGATCATTCTTTTGATGGCCATTGAGCTGATGTTGTTGGCTGTCAATATGAATTTTGTGGCATTTTCCCATTATCTGGGTGATGTGGCGGGGCAGGTGTTTGTGTTTTTCATACTCACTGTGGCGGCGGCGGAAGCGGCCATCGGTCTGGCCATATTGGTGGTGTTGTTTAGAAACAAAGACACTATCAATGTCGACGAGTTGGATTCTTTAAAAGGGTAAGCGCAAAACATGGAAAACGTTTATTTAACCATTGTTCTCGCGCCGTTACTGGGGGCGATTGTTGCGGGTTTGTTCGGTAAACAAATCGGACGGGCCGGGGCTCATTGGGTCACTATTATTGGTGTGGCGGTATCATTCGTTTTGTCGGTAGTGGTATTTAAAGACGTCATATATGACGGTGCTGCCGTTTATAATGCCACCGTTTACCAGTGGATGTTTACCGATAACATCAATTTTGAAGTTGGGTTTTTGGTCGACTCCTTAACCGCGGTGATGCTGATCGTGGTGACTTTTGTATCCTTTATGGTACACATTTACACCATTGGTTATATGCATGACGACCCCGGTTATCAGCGTTTTTTCAGCTACATCTCCCTGTTTACTTTCTCTATGCTGATGTTGGTCATGTCCAACAACTTTTTGCAGCTTTTCTTTGGTTGGGAGGCCGTGGGTCTGGTTTCCTATTTACTGATCGGCTTCTGGTTCAAGCGTGAATCAGCCATTTACGCTAACTTAAAAGCCTTCCTGGTAAACCGTGTAGGGGATTTTGGCTTTTTATTGGGTATTGCTGCCATATTGATGTATTTCAATTCCTTGGATTATACCCAAGTCTTTACTGCCGCACCGGCTATGGCCAAAGAAACCATCGAAGTCTTCCCCGGTACGGCGTGGTCCTTAATGACGGTCATTTGCATTCTGCTGTTTATCGGTGCCATGGGTAAGTCTGCACAGGTACCATTACACGTGTGGCTACCTGATTCCATGGAAGGTCCTACACCTATATCTGCGTTGATTCATGCAGCAACTATGGTCACTGCCGGTATTTTTATGGTGGCGCGGATGTCGCCTCTGTTTGAGCTTTCGGAAACTGCGTTGACCTTTGTTCTGGTGATTGGCTCAATTACGGCTTTATTTATGGGTTTCCTGGGTATCATACAAAACGATATCAAACGCGTAGTAGCGTATTCGACCCTGTCTCAGCTGGGATATATGACCGTTGCCTTGGGCGTGTCTGCCTACGCGGCTGGCATTTTTCACTTAATGACTCATGCGGCATTCAAAGCCTTGTTGTTCCTTGGGGCCGGGGCGGTCATTATTGCGATGCACCATGAGCAGGATATTCGCAAAATGGGTGGTGTTAAGAAATACATGCCCATTACCTATTGGTGTATGTTGATCGGTTCATTGGCCTTGATCGGCTTCCCGGGGTTTGCCGGATTCTTCTCAAAAGACGCGATTATCGAAGCAGTACACGCTTCAACCATTCCCGGCGCCGGTTTTGCCTATGTGTGTGTGCTCCTGGGGGTAGTGGTCACCGCCTTTTACAGTTTCCGCATGTTCTTTTTAGTATTCCATACCGAAGAGCGCATGGATCACCACACCAAGGAACACCTACACGAATGCGGCAAGGTCGTGTGGGTTCCGTTAGTCGCATTGGCGGTACCGTCTGTTATTGCCGGGTGGATTTTCATCGAACCCATGTTATTCGGAAAACTGTTTGCAGATTCGATTTTTGTGGCACCGGAACATGATGTATTGAAAAAAATCAGCTTCGACGGGGAAATGAGTTTTATTGCCCATGGTGTTATGGGTCCGGCTTTTTGGCTGGCCATGACCGGTTTAGGAGCAGCGGCGTTATTGTACCTACGCTTTCCTGAAGTTCCCGGAAAGATTAAGAATGCGCTTAATGTGTTGTACAAGGTACTGGATAAAAAATACGGCTTTGACGATTTCAACGATTTTTTCTTTGCCGGTGGAGCCCGTGGTGTAGGGGGGTTCTTGTCCAAGTTTGGTGACACTAAACTCATTGACGGCATCATGGTAAACGGTACAGCGAAAGCGGTGGGCTGGTTCTCATCCGTGGTACGCCATATCCAAACCGGTTATATGTATCACTACGCATTTGCCATGATCATTGGTTTGGTAGCGTTTGTTGTGCTGTTCTTACCTAAAAGTTAGCCTTTAACGTTAACGAGTGTTTCGAATCAGAGATAAAGAATAAGAAGGATTCAGTTGAATGGTTTCGGATTTTCCACTACTTAGCCTGGTCATCTGGACACCCATCCTAGGGGGGGTGCTGGTATTGCTGGCCGGTAAAGATCAGCATGCACCGATAGCGCGATGGTTGTCTTTGTTGGTGTCTGTGCTTACTTTGCTAATGTGTATGCCTCTGTACACCCAATTTGATATTGGCACTCACCAAATGCAGTTTGTTGAGCAGGTACCTTGGATTGCCCGATTTGATATTTACTACCACCTTGGTCTGGATGGTATTTCCATGCCGTTGGTATTGTTGACCGCCTTCACCACCGTTATTGTCGTTATTGCCGGATGGGAAGTGATTCAGGAGAAAACCGCTCAGTACATGGCGTCATTCCTGATCATGA
The window above is part of the Gammaproteobacteria bacterium genome. Proteins encoded here:
- a CDS encoding NADH-quinone oxidoreductase subunit D, which gives rise to MAEIRNYTLNFGPQHPSAHGVLRLVLELDGETIERADPHIGLLHRATEKLAESKPYNQSIPYMDRLDYVSMMSNEHGYVLALEKLLGVEAPIRAQYIRVMYDEITRILNHLMWLGAHALDIGAMTVFLYAFREREDLMDAYEAVSGARMHAAYYRPGGVYRDLPESMAKYTASKWHSQKEVDVKNSNRQGSLLDFLEDFTNRFPGCVDEYETLLTDNRIWKQRTVGIGVVSPERALQLGFTGPMLRGSGIEWDLRKKQPYEVYDQLDFDIPVGLGGDSYDRYLVRIEEMRQSNYIVKQCIDWLRQNPGPVMLDDQKLAPPKRESMKSDMESLIHHFKLFTEGYALPEGEVYTAVEHPKGEFGIYLVSDGTNKPFRLKIRAPGFAHLAALDEMARGHMLADVVAIIGTQDIVFGEIDR
- the nuoE gene encoding NADH-quinone oxidoreductase subunit NuoE; amino-acid sequence: MAAHIDENALSRQKLLSEDTLAQIDQFLAKYPEDRRQSAVMPSLRVAQEANGGWLTVPIMDEIAAYLKIPPIAVYEVASFYSMYEHKPVGRHKICVCTNISCLLCGSEEIVAHLEKKLGIKMGDTTDDGRITLKEVECLGACVGAPMFQIGTDYYEHLTPEKIDSILDQLD
- the nuoF gene encoding NADH-quinone oxidoreductase subunit NuoF; amino-acid sequence: MANEVCFRNNHLENSWELDTYVSSGGYEMWKKILKEKTSPDDIIAELKTSALRGRGGAGFPTGLKWSFMPRNTPGQKYIVCNSDEGEPGTCKDRDILRYNPHQLVEGMAIAGYTIGATKGYNYIRGEFWEPYERFQAAIDAAYEAGLLGNNILGSGVDFDLYTHLGAGAYICGEETALIESIEGKKGQPRFKPPFPASFGLYGRPTTINNTETLASVPRILEKGGQWFLDLGKPNNGGSKIFSVSGHVNKPGNYEVPMGTPFAELLKMAGGVRDGHKLKAVIPGGSSTPVVPADVMMQTDMDYDSIAKAGSMLGAGSVIVMDETTCMVKALARLSHFYYEESCGQCTPCREGTGWLARMVHRIEHGHGRPEDLDVLMNVSSKIEGRTICALGDAAAMPVASFIKHFRDEFQYHIDHKTCMVGAS
- the nuoG gene encoding NADH-quinone oxidoreductase subunit NuoG, whose amino-acid sequence is MVSIEIDGKEIEAREGAMIIEAADEAGIYIPRFCYHKKLSIAANCRMCLIEVEKVGKPLPACATPVTDGMKVLTRSNKAIEAQKGVMEFLLINHPLDCPICDQGGECELQDIAVGYGNDASEYGEKKRVVKDKNLGPLIATDMTRCIHCTRCVRFGDEIAGLRELGATGRGEHTEIGTYVAQAVTSEISGNVIDLCPVGALTSKPFRFSARAWEMTQRDSIAPHDCLGSNIHVHVSNNKVMRVVPRENESINETWISDRDRFSYEALNSNSRLQKPLIKTKGQWQQTDWDVALNFTIEGVQRMLNGYGGENMGVLTSAVVSTEEMYLLRKLSDSLGINNLDYRIRQQDFSDQNIEPVYPWLGQNIADLENNDSILLIGSNIRKDQPLAAHRLRKAAHKGTKVMFINTVDYDFCLPVCAKLVTNPVAYTAELAAVAKAIAAKSGKSLPEEINKQLTDVEVAQAHEDIAANLVSGSNSSVILGPQTLNHPDLSGIRLMANLIAQLSDSKVGYLPDYGNSSGARLSACVPHRDLHADSQDGLDALTMFKNPRKAYLLYDVEPEVDSAEPTLAKQALSDAEFVVCFSSFDSPGMREYADVILPIAPFTETSGTYINIEGVWQSVSAVVPTLGDARPGWKVLRVLGNLFGCNGFDFMSTEEVRDELKQIVGERKPDNLMTVRGTPKIQKPNGEIKRISEWQMYVGDSLQRRATALHETMDGGPAKIFINSSLAGELGLQNGDRASATMDGREVVLPVVLTDAVADRCALIHAGCEETAVLSTGLGALTITRV
- the nuoH gene encoding NADH-quinone oxidoreductase subunit NuoH, producing the protein MLEFIEQYLTWLPPDVAHSVAVIAVILFKIGVLLGPLLGAVAYLTLAERKVIGYIQVRIGPNRVGPRGLLQPIADAVKLLFKETILPTSANRFLFLLGPVLTLAPALAAWSVVPFYDDMALANINAGVLYILAMTSIGVYGVIIAGWASNSKYAFLGALRSAAQIVSYEIAMGFAIVGVLLAAGSMNIGTIVNAQNGSLLHWFWLPLLPLFGVYFISGVAETNRAPFDVAEGESEIVAGFHVEYSAMTFSVFFLAEYANMILIAMLTALMFMGGWLTPFQGILPESVLTAPGIGLLLGNGIHWLIIKTAVFLFMYLWLRATFPRYRYDQIMRLGWKVFIPITIVWLLVVGWGVVANVGPWFDKV
- the nuoI gene encoding NADH-quinone oxidoreductase subunit NuoI; amino-acid sequence: MNTIANYIKSLFLLELFRGLALTGRYFFRKKITVQYPEEKTPMSPRFRGLHALRRYPNGEERCIACKLCEAVCPALAIKIESEKRADGTRRTTRYDIDLTKCIFCGFCEESCPVDSIVETHIFEYHGEERGDLYMTKEKLLAVGDKYEAEIAANRAADAPYR
- a CDS encoding NADH-quinone oxidoreductase subunit J; protein product: MGIEQILFYVFSVILVFAATMVVTVRNPVFAALFLVLAFFTSAGIWLLLEAEFLALTLILVYVGAVMVLFLFVVMMLDINLATLKKGFSIYVLIGLVAALTMMYQLSTVVGPERFGLHKDPDPTPKAADYSNTAEIGRVLYTEYLYPFEIAAVILLVAIIAAIALTMRKRTRRQQLGPEEQVKVKRKDRVRLVKMATEKKQ
- the nuoK gene encoding NADH-quinone oxidoreductase subunit NuoK — protein: MIPLSHFLILGAVLFCISVAGIFLNRKNVIILLMAIELMLLAVNMNFVAFSHYLGDVAGQVFVFFILTVAAAEAAIGLAILVVLFRNKDTINVDELDSLKG
- the nuoL gene encoding NADH-quinone oxidoreductase subunit L translates to MENVYLTIVLAPLLGAIVAGLFGKQIGRAGAHWVTIIGVAVSFVLSVVVFKDVIYDGAAVYNATVYQWMFTDNINFEVGFLVDSLTAVMLIVVTFVSFMVHIYTIGYMHDDPGYQRFFSYISLFTFSMLMLVMSNNFLQLFFGWEAVGLVSYLLIGFWFKRESAIYANLKAFLVNRVGDFGFLLGIAAILMYFNSLDYTQVFTAAPAMAKETIEVFPGTAWSLMTVICILLFIGAMGKSAQVPLHVWLPDSMEGPTPISALIHAATMVTAGIFMVARMSPLFELSETALTFVLVIGSITALFMGFLGIIQNDIKRVVAYSTLSQLGYMTVALGVSAYAAGIFHLMTHAAFKALLFLGAGAVIIAMHHEQDIRKMGGVKKYMPITYWCMLIGSLALIGFPGFAGFFSKDAIIEAVHASTIPGAGFAYVCVLLGVVVTAFYSFRMFFLVFHTEERMDHHTKEHLHECGKVVWVPLVALAVPSVIAGWIFIEPMLFGKLFADSIFVAPEHDVLKKISFDGEMSFIAHGVMGPAFWLAMTGLGAAALLYLRFPEVPGKIKNALNVLYKVLDKKYGFDDFNDFFFAGGARGVGGFLSKFGDTKLIDGIMVNGTAKAVGWFSSVVRHIQTGYMYHYAFAMIIGLVAFVVLFLPKS